A section of the Paenibacillus odorifer genome encodes:
- a CDS encoding STM4014 family protein — MMRKTGVILPSQNEPLMRPMIVIGIPGDKRTSGIQQARSDLGMPPAIILSYAEFLQGQSLGDLLEVQKQQLSSQPAVYNGIDLSAAPPLLRLESPGSSFEVERALIALGAPDAVDVDDSLHPYAERPDPRPLRVKVAHQLKEMQGVLHHPSQWFRGYCRMLARLQREAKEVCSGSLWLNDPADIAAMTDKRRTQQILSEAGITIPRPLGVEQQPTDYASLREMMISRRMHRVFIKLAFGSAASGVIAYQLHPVTGAEVALTTVGVENYITRPPIYYNSGKLRRYTDTATISGIINWIYRHGGYAEQWIPKIGHNGKAFDIRQLVVLREACHAIARVSSTPITNLHLRSQRMSPSEAGLSEFIQEQVRNTALQALAAFPRSGVAGIDVLISGGSQQCFVADVNPFGDLLYDVKYRGCSTYEWEMKVLTARDYITHPSTPLIKEGSS, encoded by the coding sequence ATGATGAGGAAGACTGGCGTTATCCTTCCATCACAGAATGAGCCCCTCATGCGGCCAATGATCGTTATTGGTATTCCCGGAGATAAACGAACTAGCGGCATTCAGCAAGCGCGTTCCGATCTCGGAATGCCACCCGCCATCATTTTATCGTATGCTGAGTTCCTGCAAGGTCAATCGTTAGGTGATCTGCTGGAAGTGCAGAAGCAGCAGTTATCCAGCCAGCCGGCTGTTTATAACGGAATAGATCTCAGTGCGGCTCCCCCGCTGCTGAGATTGGAATCGCCTGGAAGCAGCTTTGAAGTAGAACGTGCCTTAATCGCTCTTGGCGCACCTGATGCCGTTGATGTTGACGATTCGCTGCATCCCTACGCTGAAAGACCTGATCCGCGCCCACTCCGTGTGAAGGTAGCTCATCAATTGAAGGAGATGCAGGGTGTCCTGCATCATCCTTCGCAATGGTTCCGCGGTTATTGCCGCATGCTGGCTAGACTACAGCGCGAAGCCAAAGAGGTTTGTTCAGGTTCGCTATGGTTAAATGACCCCGCAGACATTGCGGCCATGACCGATAAACGTCGGACACAACAGATTCTAAGTGAGGCAGGCATCACTATTCCTCGTCCATTAGGCGTGGAACAGCAGCCTACGGACTATGCCTCTCTCCGTGAGATGATGATATCCCGGCGAATGCACCGGGTATTCATCAAGCTAGCCTTCGGCTCTGCCGCTTCCGGGGTGATCGCCTATCAGCTCCATCCCGTTACAGGTGCCGAAGTTGCCTTAACTACAGTGGGGGTCGAGAATTATATCACCCGACCACCCATTTACTATAATTCCGGTAAACTGCGGCGGTACACAGATACCGCTACGATCTCCGGCATTATTAACTGGATTTATCGACATGGTGGTTATGCCGAGCAATGGATTCCTAAGATCGGCCATAACGGCAAAGCCTTCGATATCCGCCAGCTCGTGGTTCTCCGCGAAGCCTGTCATGCAATTGCTCGTGTAAGTTCCACCCCAATTACGAATCTGCATTTACGCAGCCAGCGGATGTCTCCTTCGGAAGCCGGTCTATCAGAATTCATACAGGAGCAGGTACGAAATACCGCGTTGCAAGCGCTGGCGGCATTTCCCCGTTCTGGAGTTGCCGGGATAGACGTGCTGATATCTGGAGGATCGCAGCAGTGTTTTGTCGCCGATGTTAATCCTTTTGGCGATTTGCTGTACGATGTGAAATACCGTGGCTGCAGCACCTACGAATGGGAAATGAAGGTATTGACCGCCAGAGACTATATTACTCATCCCTCAACACCGCTTATAAAGGAAGGATCCTCTTAA
- a CDS encoding STM4015 family protein yields the protein MTEVKLSIGYDEFEEGQRIGKAIEKLSSSAESASLTSLIIGDWGQAYENSSDEVVDALVTHSASFPALRKLFIGEMGYEECEISWITQSDLSPLLPAFPELQSLTIQGGNELSLSELKHDKLEKLIIITGGLSKTVLENIAASQLPNLRKLELYLGVDNYGFDGSLADILPLLEVGKFPKLTYLGLKNSEIQDEIAGAVANAPILDQLDTLDLSLGTLSDEGAELLLASERIKGLKALNLSHHYMSDEMISRWQKSGLPVDVSDKQESDDEEDWRYPSITE from the coding sequence ATGACGGAAGTAAAGCTTAGCATCGGATACGACGAATTCGAAGAAGGTCAAAGAATTGGCAAAGCAATTGAGAAGTTAAGCAGCAGCGCTGAAAGTGCGTCACTAACCAGCCTAATTATTGGTGATTGGGGGCAAGCCTACGAGAATAGCTCCGATGAGGTTGTGGATGCGCTGGTTACGCATAGTGCAAGCTTCCCTGCTTTACGCAAGCTTTTTATTGGTGAGATGGGTTATGAGGAGTGCGAGATTTCTTGGATTACCCAAAGCGATCTATCACCGCTGTTGCCTGCCTTTCCAGAATTACAATCACTCACCATTCAAGGTGGAAATGAGCTAAGCCTCTCAGAGCTAAAACATGACAAGTTAGAAAAGCTAATTATTATCACTGGTGGCTTGAGTAAAACCGTGCTTGAAAATATTGCAGCCAGCCAATTGCCGAATTTGCGTAAGCTGGAACTATATCTTGGCGTAGATAACTACGGCTTTGACGGAAGCCTCGCAGATATTCTACCTCTTTTAGAAGTAGGAAAGTTCCCTAAACTTACCTATCTGGGATTAAAAAATAGCGAAATACAAGATGAAATCGCCGGTGCAGTAGCAAATGCTCCAATTCTGGATCAGTTGGATACGCTAGATCTGTCTCTAGGTACCCTCAGCGACGAGGGGGCTGAGTTGCTTCTAGCCAGCGAGAGAATCAAGGGACTAAAGGCATTGAACCTAAGCCATCATTATATGTCTGACGAGATGATCAGCCGCTGGCAAAAGAGTGGATTGCCTGTCGATGTCAGCGACAAGCAGGAAAGCGATGATGAGGAAGACTGGCGTTATCCTTCCATCACAGAATGA
- a CDS encoding amidase family protein — MKNKLQEWIIETDIIKMQEALEAGLINSEDIVQVYLERIHKYDIDINSILEINPEVIQIARALDKERAEKGSRGSLHGIPIVLKDNIDTADKMHTSAGSVALAGSIAAKDSFVAAKLRLAGAILLGKANMSEWSNFMSSTMPAGYSSRGGLVLNPYGPGTVFVSGSSSGPAAAVAANLAAAAIGTETAGSIIGPASQHALVGIKPTVGLVSRTGVIPISVSQDTPGPIARTVTDAAIILGALTGVDANDSATFSSKKYAYTDYTSSLDKSFIRQARIGIPRHYYKHLDTERLAIMEAAILTLKNEGATIIDPVTVHVEQQNWNNDVICYEFKKGLNQYLAQVDESVPIHSLQELIAYNERHAEIALQYGQDTLTRSEEITLTEEVYEEKRQEYKELALEQGIDYVLEQYSLDALLLPGDVDGMYIAARLGYPLVTVPAGYVSQGIIDADGDSTRGPFGVVFSGKAYSEPTLIALAYGFEQATYHRIPPQLE, encoded by the coding sequence ATGAAGAATAAACTTCAGGAATGGATTATTGAGACGGATATAATTAAAATGCAAGAGGCTCTGGAAGCAGGTTTAATCAACTCAGAGGATATAGTTCAAGTGTATTTGGAGCGGATCCATAAATACGATATAGACATAAACTCTATTTTAGAAATAAATCCAGAGGTTATACAAATCGCGCGAGCACTCGATAAAGAACGAGCAGAAAAAGGGAGCCGGGGGAGCCTGCACGGTATTCCTATTGTATTGAAGGATAATATAGACACCGCGGATAAGATGCATACGAGTGCCGGTTCTGTAGCTTTAGCTGGATCAATTGCGGCAAAAGATTCATTTGTAGCGGCCAAGCTTCGATTGGCGGGGGCTATTTTACTTGGGAAGGCGAATATGTCGGAATGGTCTAATTTTATGTCTAGTACAATGCCTGCGGGATATAGCTCGCGGGGAGGGCTTGTACTGAATCCGTATGGACCTGGGACGGTATTTGTCAGTGGTTCCAGCTCTGGGCCTGCGGCAGCCGTAGCAGCGAATCTGGCAGCAGCAGCGATCGGAACGGAAACCGCAGGATCTATTATCGGTCCAGCCAGCCAACATGCTCTTGTCGGAATCAAACCTACGGTGGGATTAGTCAGCCGTACTGGAGTCATTCCCATTTCAGTAAGTCAGGATACCCCTGGGCCTATTGCTAGAACGGTTACAGATGCGGCAATTATTTTAGGGGCATTAACCGGAGTGGACGCCAACGATTCAGCAACATTTTCAAGCAAAAAATACGCTTATACAGACTATACTTCAAGTTTAGATAAAAGCTTTATACGACAAGCAAGAATAGGTATTCCACGGCATTATTATAAGCATTTAGACACTGAGAGGCTTGCAATTATGGAAGCAGCTATCTTGACCTTGAAGAACGAAGGGGCTACCATTATAGATCCTGTCACAGTACATGTTGAACAACAGAATTGGAATAATGATGTGATTTGTTATGAATTTAAAAAAGGGCTCAACCAGTATTTAGCACAAGTAGATGAATCCGTTCCGATTCACTCTTTGCAGGAATTGATAGCCTATAATGAAAGACATGCTGAGATTGCCTTGCAATATGGACAAGACACTCTGACAAGATCAGAAGAAATAACATTAACTGAAGAGGTCTATGAAGAGAAGAGACAAGAATACAAGGAATTAGCGCTTGAGCAAGGAATAGATTATGTGTTGGAACAATATAGTTTAGACGCGTTATTGCTGCCTGGTGATGTAGATGGCATGTATATTGCGGCACGCTTAGGTTATCCATTAGTTACCGTTCCGGCGGGATATGTATCTCAAGGCATTATTGATGCGGATGGGGATTCGACCAGGGGGCCTTTTGGTGTTGTTTTTTCCGGAAAAGCTTATAGCGAGCCTACGCTCATAGCCTTAGCATACGGGTTTGAACAAGCTACGTATCACCGGATTCCTCCTCAATTGGAGTAG
- a CDS encoding NAD(+) diphosphatase → MKYCLECGTALVMKEADGEGQVPYCNACEMFRFPIFSTAISTAVLNREKNKILLIQQYNRPDYILLAGYVNKGEDAETTLVREVKEEVGLDIVAYEYMRSLYFAPSNTLMLNFIGVADSEDLSQVSTEVDHAEWFTLEEAARAIKKNSLAETFLLAIIEKLNAGQVQVNPVAVGGN, encoded by the coding sequence TTGAAGTATTGCCTGGAATGTGGGACTGCGTTAGTAATGAAAGAAGCCGATGGGGAAGGGCAGGTACCTTATTGTAATGCATGTGAAATGTTCCGATTCCCTATTTTCAGCACGGCGATTAGTACAGCAGTATTAAACAGGGAGAAAAACAAGATTTTATTAATTCAGCAATATAATCGGCCAGACTACATATTACTCGCAGGATACGTGAACAAAGGTGAAGATGCGGAAACGACTCTCGTACGTGAGGTAAAAGAAGAGGTAGGACTTGATATTGTCGCTTATGAATATATGCGCAGCTTGTACTTCGCACCATCCAATACGCTAATGCTGAATTTTATAGGTGTTGCAGATTCGGAGGACTTGAGCCAGGTGAGTACTGAGGTTGATCATGCTGAATGGTTTACCTTGGAAGAAGCCGCCAGAGCGATTAAAAAGAACAGCCTAGCCGAAACCTTCTTACTGGCGATTATTGAGAAATTGAACGCGGGACAGGTACAGGTCAATCCGGTAGCTGTTGGAGGAAATTAA
- a CDS encoding glycoside hydrolase family 13 protein, whose amino-acid sequence MDKKWWKESVVYQIYPRSFKDSNGDGIGDLQGIISKLDYLNQLGVDVVWLCPVYESPNDDNGYDISNYQSIMDDFGTLSDWEELLAGLHSRGMKLIMDLVVNHSSDEHAWFVESRKSQDNPYRDYYIWRPGQDGQTPNDWGSFFSGSAWEFDEKSEEYYLHLFSRKQPDLNWDNPKLRQEVYDMMTWWLDKGIDGFRMDVINLISKVPELPSVAPENNGEQPTYHFGGDYFVNGPRVHEYMQEMNREVLSKYDIMTVGEAVNVTPEEASLYVSEDRNELNMVFHFELMDVDSGPGGKWNVQPWKLADIKSIISKWQVALDGKGWNSLYMNNHDQPRMLSRFGDDKLYPKESAKMLATLLHTLQGTPYIYQGEEIGMTNVQFNSINDYKDIEILNMYKEYLAAGHSEEAIMNSIYIKGRDNGRTPMQWNAEPQAGFTTGSPWIAVNPNYKEINVEQALADPDSIFYYYKRLIELRKQHEIIVYGSYTILAEENEQIYAYLRTLGEEQLLVVLNFFGVPATFELPSTVKFQTKELLIANYEVNPEEELNTIQLRPYEARVYKLK is encoded by the coding sequence ATGGATAAGAAATGGTGGAAAGAAAGCGTAGTTTATCAAATCTACCCCCGCAGCTTCAAAGACAGTAACGGGGACGGCATCGGTGATCTGCAGGGCATTATCTCGAAACTCGATTATTTAAATCAGCTTGGCGTCGACGTAGTCTGGTTATGCCCGGTATATGAGTCGCCAAACGACGATAACGGCTATGATATCAGTAACTATCAAAGTATTATGGATGATTTCGGAACACTCTCTGATTGGGAGGAACTGCTAGCTGGACTTCACAGCCGCGGCATGAAGCTGATTATGGATCTCGTGGTCAACCACTCCTCTGATGAGCACGCTTGGTTCGTGGAGTCCCGCAAATCGCAGGATAATCCTTATCGTGATTATTATATCTGGCGGCCGGGCCAGGACGGACAGACGCCTAACGACTGGGGCTCCTTCTTCAGCGGTTCGGCTTGGGAATTCGATGAGAAGTCGGAGGAATATTACCTCCATCTCTTCTCGAGAAAGCAACCCGACCTGAATTGGGATAATCCTAAGCTGCGCCAGGAAGTCTACGATATGATGACCTGGTGGCTGGACAAGGGTATTGACGGATTCCGCATGGATGTAATCAACTTGATTTCCAAAGTACCGGAATTACCTAGCGTTGCCCCAGAAAATAACGGAGAACAGCCTACGTACCACTTCGGAGGAGACTATTTCGTTAACGGACCACGCGTACATGAGTATATGCAGGAAATGAACCGTGAGGTCCTGTCCAAGTACGATATCATGACAGTGGGCGAAGCCGTTAATGTCACTCCAGAAGAAGCTTCACTGTATGTTTCCGAGGATCGCAACGAGCTTAACATGGTATTCCATTTCGAGCTCATGGACGTCGATTCCGGACCTGGAGGCAAATGGAATGTGCAGCCTTGGAAGCTGGCGGACATCAAGTCCATCATTTCCAAATGGCAAGTCGCGCTGGACGGTAAAGGTTGGAACAGTCTGTATATGAACAACCACGATCAGCCGCGTATGTTATCCCGCTTCGGAGATGATAAGCTATATCCGAAAGAGTCTGCCAAGATGCTCGCAACACTGCTGCACACGCTCCAAGGCACACCTTACATCTATCAAGGCGAAGAAATCGGCATGACGAATGTACAGTTTAATTCCATCAACGATTACAAAGATATTGAAATCCTGAATATGTATAAAGAATACTTGGCTGCCGGACATTCGGAAGAAGCTATCATGAACTCCATTTACATTAAAGGCCGGGACAATGGCCGTACGCCAATGCAATGGAACGCCGAGCCGCAGGCAGGCTTCACGACGGGCTCTCCTTGGATAGCCGTAAATCCTAATTACAAGGAAATTAATGTGGAGCAGGCGCTGGCTGATCCTGATTCTATTTTTTACTATTATAAGAGACTTATTGAGCTACGCAAGCAGCATGAAATTATCGTATATGGTAGCTATACGATCTTGGCTGAAGAGAACGAGCAGATCTATGCTTATCTGCGTACTCTTGGAGAAGAACAGCTACTGGTTGTATTGAATTTCTTCGGAGTGCCCGCGACCTTCGAACTTCCTTCTACTGTGAAATTCCAAACGAAGGAACTGCTTATTGCCAACTACGAAGTAAATCCAGAAGAAGAACTAAACACAATTCAGCTTCGCCCTTATGAAGCTCGTGTGTATAAGCTTAAATAA
- a CDS encoding carbohydrate ABC transporter permease — protein MIKKSSNWPATILIALGSLLILFPLYMTIAIALKNPEEMAQSIFSLPTGLHFENFANAIKATNFFNALGNSATITITSVVFILLTNSMVAYAIARNMNRKFFKALYFYFISAMFIPFQIIMLPVVKVTTDLHMNNILGLIILYIVYGLAFNVFVYTGYIRSIPYELEEAATVDGATTFGTFWKIIFPLLAPVSATIGILSCLSTWNDFMLPLILLGDQDSYTLPLVQYVFQGQFSTDFNLAFASYLLALSPMLVVYLFAQKWIISGLTSGSIK, from the coding sequence ATGATCAAAAAATCAAGCAACTGGCCTGCAACGATTCTTATCGCGCTAGGCTCACTACTAATCCTTTTTCCGCTGTACATGACTATTGCTATCGCGTTAAAGAATCCCGAGGAAATGGCTCAATCCATCTTTTCACTGCCGACTGGCCTGCATTTTGAGAATTTCGCCAATGCCATTAAGGCAACTAATTTCTTCAACGCCTTGGGAAATAGCGCCACGATCACAATAACATCAGTAGTGTTCATCTTGCTTACCAACTCCATGGTAGCCTACGCGATTGCCCGCAATATGAACCGAAAATTCTTCAAAGCGCTCTACTTTTACTTTATCAGCGCAATGTTTATTCCTTTCCAGATTATTATGCTGCCTGTGGTCAAAGTGACAACGGATCTGCATATGAACAACATTTTGGGTCTTATTATTCTATACATTGTTTATGGCTTGGCTTTTAACGTGTTTGTATACACTGGCTATATCCGCTCTATTCCTTATGAGCTAGAGGAAGCTGCCACAGTAGATGGTGCAACGACATTCGGAACGTTCTGGAAGATTATTTTCCCACTTCTTGCTCCGGTCAGTGCAACAATTGGTATCCTCTCTTGTCTGTCGACTTGGAACGACTTTATGCTGCCGTTGATTCTGCTCGGTGATCAGGATTCATACACACTTCCGCTTGTACAGTATGTCTTCCAAGGTCAATTCAGCACAGATTTCAACTTAGCCTTTGCTTCGTATCTGCTCGCTTTATCCCCGATGCTCGTGGTCTATTTGTTCGCGCAAAAATGGATTATAAGTGGACTAACATCAGGGTCCATTAAATAA
- a CDS encoding carbohydrate ABC transporter permease, with amino-acid sequence MAKRRVAFYLMTIPALLLFFAFHTFPALQGIYYSFTNWDGFSDSFDYVGFKNFINIFQDENVLNSYVFTFKYAILTTILINIISLLIALGLNAKIKAKNFFRGVYFLPNILSVLIVGFIFNYLFANVFPIWGEKLGSEFLSQNILGNSDWAWIGIVIVAVWQGIAYNTILYLAGLQTIPQDLYEASNLDGASRWREFWSITFPMLASFFTINMVLAMKGGLMVFDQIVALTGGGPGRSTQSIAHLIYTGGFQGGEFAYQSANAVIYFIVIVVISALQLKFLQKREMDL; translated from the coding sequence ATGGCCAAACGCCGAGTCGCCTTTTATCTAATGACTATACCGGCATTGCTTCTTTTCTTTGCCTTTCACACCTTTCCTGCACTGCAGGGTATTTATTATTCGTTCACTAACTGGGACGGCTTCAGTGACAGCTTTGATTACGTAGGATTTAAGAACTTCATTAACATTTTTCAAGACGAAAATGTGCTGAATTCATATGTGTTCACTTTTAAATATGCCATCTTAACAACTATTCTCATCAACATCATCAGTTTGTTGATTGCGCTTGGGCTTAACGCCAAGATTAAAGCCAAAAACTTTTTCCGCGGTGTATATTTCCTGCCTAATATCCTCAGCGTGCTGATTGTCGGCTTTATTTTCAACTATTTGTTCGCAAATGTATTCCCTATCTGGGGCGAGAAGCTTGGCAGCGAATTCCTTTCGCAGAACATTCTCGGCAACTCCGATTGGGCCTGGATCGGTATCGTCATTGTAGCCGTCTGGCAGGGAATTGCTTATAACACGATTCTCTATCTGGCAGGTCTACAGACGATTCCGCAAGATCTTTACGAAGCCTCCAATCTGGACGGCGCTAGCCGCTGGAGAGAATTCTGGAGCATTACTTTTCCAATGCTTGCTTCCTTCTTCACGATCAACATGGTGCTGGCGATGAAGGGCGGCTTAATGGTATTCGACCAAATCGTAGCCTTGACAGGTGGGGGACCTGGACGTTCAACACAATCCATTGCCCACTTAATCTATACAGGCGGCTTCCAAGGCGGAGAATTTGCCTATCAATCGGCGAACGCCGTGATTTATTTTATCGTGATCGTTGTGATCTCCGCCCTTCAGCTTAAATTTCTGCAGAAACGGGAGATGGACTTATGA
- a CDS encoding ABC transporter substrate-binding protein, whose protein sequence is MKKTIKPVMVSLLAMSVLSACGSNSGNNAADNTSSGGNSSGDKVKIEFFQNKTEAKATFDKLVAKFNEANPNIVVTQVNPPDAETVLKTRAAKKDIPDVVGIGATDTYKTLSGSGLFEDFSSDPLAESIQPAYVQMLKDLTGSSELNGLPFSSNASGVIYNKAMFTEAGVTVPTTWDEFIAVAQKFKDSGKNAFYLTLKDSWTTLTPFNSLSTIIKGNDFFKQRTEGTVTFADSFNEIAEKLLKLTEFGQKDIFGKGYNDGNTAFAKGESAMYLQGVWAIPEIVKANPSIELGVFPFPATNDAANNKVISGVDTLLTISKSTKHKEEAKKFVEFLLQPENVSLYINEQKAFPAVQGVTQDDPTMDGFKAAFTSGNLADFADHYIPSAMKVDTINQAFLQKKDVDAYLKQLDKEWDKVADRK, encoded by the coding sequence ATGAAAAAAACAATTAAACCCGTAATGGTTAGTCTACTGGCTATGTCCGTGCTTAGCGCCTGCGGTAGCAATAGTGGTAACAATGCGGCTGACAACACATCTAGCGGCGGGAACTCCTCCGGTGACAAGGTGAAAATCGAGTTTTTCCAAAATAAGACCGAAGCCAAAGCCACCTTCGACAAGCTGGTTGCGAAATTTAATGAAGCCAATCCGAACATCGTAGTCACTCAAGTGAACCCACCAGATGCCGAAACAGTACTGAAGACTCGTGCAGCTAAAAAAGACATTCCTGACGTGGTAGGTATCGGTGCCACTGACACCTACAAAACATTATCCGGAAGTGGTCTGTTTGAAGACTTCTCTAGTGATCCACTTGCTGAAAGTATCCAGCCTGCTTATGTTCAAATGCTGAAAGACCTGACGGGTTCTAGCGAGCTGAATGGTCTTCCATTCTCTTCGAACGCAAGTGGTGTCATTTACAATAAAGCGATGTTCACTGAAGCCGGCGTTACTGTGCCAACCACTTGGGACGAGTTCATTGCCGTCGCTCAAAAGTTCAAGGACAGCGGTAAAAATGCTTTTTACCTGACCCTTAAGGATTCCTGGACAACCCTTACGCCGTTCAACTCCCTCTCTACAATCATAAAAGGCAATGATTTCTTCAAGCAGCGTACTGAAGGTACTGTGACTTTCGCAGACAGCTTCAACGAAATTGCTGAAAAGCTGCTTAAGCTGACGGAGTTCGGTCAGAAAGATATTTTTGGAAAAGGCTACAATGACGGCAACACAGCTTTCGCAAAAGGTGAATCTGCAATGTATCTGCAAGGGGTATGGGCGATCCCAGAAATCGTGAAGGCTAATCCATCCATTGAGCTTGGTGTATTCCCTTTCCCAGCGACAAATGATGCTGCTAACAATAAGGTCATTTCTGGCGTAGACACATTGTTGACTATCTCTAAAAGCACTAAACATAAAGAAGAAGCTAAAAAATTCGTTGAATTCCTGCTCCAGCCTGAGAATGTCAGCCTCTACATTAACGAGCAAAAAGCATTCCCAGCTGTGCAAGGTGTAACACAAGATGATCCGACAATGGACGGCTTCAAAGCAGCATTTACCTCAGGTAACTTGGCCGACTTTGCGGACCACTACATCCCAAGTGCAATGAAAGTGGATACCATCAATCAAGCCTTCCTGCAAAAGAAAGATGTTGATGCGTACCTGAAACAGCTTGATAAAGAATGGGATAAGGTAGCTGACCGGAAATAA
- a CDS encoding LacI family DNA-binding transcriptional regulator produces MNPTIKDVAQKANVSIATVSRVLNNLSGYSDKTKQKVNEAIKEIGYQPNAIARGLINKRTQTIGVMFPSVSGAFSSDLLKGIEELANERNYSVMVCNTDQDGKRTLKYLQLLREKQVDGIIFSSEVLKKEYYDVLETMRIPVVLVSSQTEFAKVPYVKVDDYRAAFDAILYLISKGHRKIAMISGNPSDLIAGAPRAEGYKHALEANGIPFDSRYLAYGDFLYESGSIAMETLLEQAPDVTAVFAASDEMAIGALSTVIKNGLSVPEDISIMGYDDLGLAKMVIPPLTTVRQPLYDIGKIAVEKLIQMIETGESVNSQIVDHTIVERQTVRSLT; encoded by the coding sequence ATGAACCCAACGATTAAAGATGTTGCACAGAAAGCGAACGTTTCCATTGCCACAGTCTCTCGCGTGCTAAACAATTTAAGTGGGTATTCGGACAAAACGAAACAAAAGGTAAATGAGGCGATCAAAGAAATTGGTTATCAACCCAATGCGATTGCCCGGGGTCTAATCAATAAGCGTACACAGACCATTGGTGTAATGTTCCCTAGTGTTTCTGGTGCCTTCTCTTCCGATCTGCTCAAAGGTATTGAAGAATTGGCCAATGAACGGAACTACAGTGTGATGGTATGCAATACCGATCAGGACGGTAAAAGAACGTTGAAGTATTTGCAGCTCCTGAGAGAGAAACAGGTTGATGGCATTATTTTTTCGAGTGAAGTCCTTAAGAAAGAATATTACGATGTGCTAGAAACCATGAGGATCCCCGTTGTACTGGTCTCTTCCCAAACAGAATTCGCCAAGGTCCCTTATGTGAAAGTAGATGATTATCGAGCTGCTTTTGACGCTATCCTCTATTTAATTTCAAAAGGTCACCGCAAAATAGCCATGATTAGTGGGAACCCTAGCGATCTTATCGCTGGTGCGCCAAGAGCAGAAGGTTACAAGCATGCGCTTGAAGCAAATGGCATTCCTTTTGACAGCCGCTATCTTGCTTACGGAGATTTTTTGTATGAGAGCGGAAGTATAGCTATGGAGACTCTTTTGGAGCAAGCGCCTGATGTGACTGCCGTTTTTGCTGCTAGTGATGAAATGGCGATTGGTGCCCTCTCCACCGTTATCAAAAATGGTCTAAGCGTGCCCGAGGATATCTCCATTATGGGATATGACGATCTTGGATTAGCCAAAATGGTTATTCCGCCTTTAACAACAGTACGCCAACCGCTGTACGATATTGGAAAGATCGCCGTGGAGAAGCTCATTCAGATGATTGAAACAGGCGAGTCTGTGAACAGCCAGATTGTCGATCACACAATTGTGGAAAGACAAACGGTAAGATCGCTTACCTAA